The Aedes aegypti strain LVP_AGWG chromosome 1, AaegL5.0 Primary Assembly, whole genome shotgun sequence sequence AAGACAGACCAAACTTACAACATTGGGGAAACGAACAGGAAtcaaaatgctcagattgacaataaaaatatcacaatcttttaagtttgtttacttttttcaattgggaattagttttcttccaaagcctattagaaataagattggtctttattacagttaaatttaatgcaaaaccatctaggtcctattgaaacgcttcgtaaaggctaccggaaaatccacgtagctcttacgtttagcgacggtggaatggacgaagtcCAAAAGTTCaagcgttcattctgggctacctatgattaacgtaagagctacgtgaaaagtgcgatggaaaaaaatcacgtatgttttcacgtaacaatgacgtttggattattttgagtgtacagACAAGGCAATGCGACTAATATGCTTTTTTGAACACAATATCATACAATGCATGAACCGATAGATGCCACAGTCTCAATTCATAAGTGGTCGAACACAGTGCACTGCCATGAAGCTAACGATAGGTTTGCTTTTATGGCTTTGTTGTACGCTGAAAGGGCGACTAACGAACGGATCTCGTCTACCAAAGTTAATAACTGCTGCTGACCCATACAACCACTGGCCAATCAACCCTAGTCTTGTGCGCaatgaaattgaaaatcatcattcAGAGGACAGAGAATTTCCTGATATATTTGGTTTCGGGGCAGCAACGGCGGCATATCAAATCGAAGGGGCCTGGGATTCGGATGGAAAGGGACCTTCCGTGTGGGACACGTTAACTCACAACCATCCAGAAGCTGTAGTTGATCGAGCCACGGGTGATATTGCTTGCGATTCTTACCATCTATATCAGGAAGATATAGCTGCTCTGAAGGAGGTTGGGGTAAGCTTTCATAAAGATAGCATCTCTCTTATattatgatgatgattattattatggatttcaGTTCAACTTCTATCGATTTTCAATCTCTTGGTCCAGAATACTACCGGATGGGGATCTCTCGTCATTGAATATTCCTGGGATAGATTATTATAACAAACTGATAGATGCCTTATTGGTGGAGGGTATTCAACCCGTGGTCACCATGGTCCATTATGACATTCCTCAGTATATCCAAGACTTGGGCGGTTTGGCATCACCGCTCTTCGTGCAATATTTCCGAATCTATGCCGACGTTCTGTTTAGGCACTATAGCGATCGCGTAAAATATTGGATAACGCATAACGAACCGTACGATTTCTGCGTGGAAGGTTATGGATCGGGTATTGACGGCCCTATGGTGCATGCCTCAGGAGTAGGAGAATATCTCTGTGCTCACCACGTGCTTCTGAGTCATGCAGCCGCTTATCATCTCTACCAGAAATATCACACCAAAGACCAACTTGGATATATTGGAATGACACTCAGTGGACGATACTTTTATCCAGCGAATAACGAAACTGGGAAAGACGTTATCGATCGTGCACTTCAATACCAAATAGGATGGTTTGCGCATCCTATTTTCAGCGAAGTCGGTGGCTATCCTCCTATCATGATCGAAGACATCGAAGACCATAGTTTGCGCGAGGGTCGTTCTTTGTCCCGGTTGCCAGAGTTTTCCGAAGAGATGAAGCAATACGTTCGCGGTACGGCGGACTTCTTCGGTTACAATTATTACAGCAGTCGTTTGGTCACATTGGACAAACAGGAGTACGACATTGAAACACCTCCATCGGTGGACAAGGATGCAGGGCTAGTGTATAGCGTTGATCCCTCGTGGAAAAGAGCGAAATCCAGCTGGTTGTACGTCGTGCCTGAAGGATTGCGAGGTATGCTGAACTGGATCAAGGAGGAGTACAACAATCCATTTTTGCTTATTACTGAGAACGGATATTCAGACGATGGACAGCTGGACGATCACGATAGAGTGGACTACTATAAAAGCCATTTGAATGCACTCCTTTCCTCAATATTAGAAGACAAGTGTAACATCTTTGGATTCACTGCCTGGAGCATCATTGACAATTTCGAATGGTTGCGTGGATATAGGTGAGTGTTTTTGAAATCTGAAGGCTAGGCATTTATGGAAGAGAAAATCGTAGACTAATAATTAATACTAATAACTTCTaatatacttacttacttatgtTCATGCGACCCGTTGACTCTTCGGCTTTTAAGGAACTTAACATTTTAGCCCTCATTGTATCTATGCCCTAATAGTCTATAGCGAATCGATGGAAAAAGTAGATTTGACTGCACTCCATCTCCGTAGTCGAAGAAGAGATGAGACCTAGGAATCTTGGACTAGTCCCTCATAAAACTGAGGTAgcggtggtcaacaaccgcaggGCTGAGCAAAGGGCGCTCTTCTCGATAGCAGATCGAGTCAAAGCAATCACTCAAGCATCTCGggtagaattgcagcgcctatggcgcgccgaacaagagttggctgcagaggattagccctgccgaggctggtcccttgtaacattgtttaagttggCTAGGAGAAGCAGGTTGCCTAgactacttctgctacacgtgttgtgctatatgcactggtccctccccgaagaaataccgtaaggtggttccggggagataaaagtctgaaaccaagggtcatgtcgatgcactgttcaccacttgagcaattctaaaaggattgctcaagcacagtgcataggctggttttagcgggtcgtcgttagtgcgtcatccccgcattccctgagttaccttctcagtgGATCTGAGAAGTAAATCCCCTtgtaaaaaaagcaaaaaaaaagagtaagactttgataaaaaaaatcatatatcgTACCATGAACATTacatcttcttctccttcttcttggcattaacgtccccactgagacttagcctgcttctcagcttagtgttcttataagcacttccacagttattaactgaccgctttctatgccaaagttaccattttcgcattcgtatatcgtgtggcaggtatgattatactctatgcccagtgaagtcaaggaaatttccattacgaaaagatcctggaacgaccgggaattgaacccagacaccttcagcatggctttgctttgtagccgcggactctaaccactcgactaaggaaggcatTACATATACTACGCAATTGGATTaattggacaaattgatgtgaaatttgcggaaGAGTTACACgttttctcggtgagaatcgaactcacgactccctgttcattagatagggcgcgttaccgcTACACCACCGAGAGTACTCATAGACGCAAAAGTTGTTCTGcattcgatttcaactcaataatcacgtggtcctctctCGCAAAGCGCACCCCTTTCGGAAGCaatagatgcccatccaaacacaatgcTTTCTATTGTATATGCAATGCCTAGCCGAGaatatctagtgaacagggagtcatgagttcgattctcaccgagaataCAACAAAACTGATCCTCCAGAAATATAACGCCATCAACAAACAGATAgcaaaatgaatcattcaaaATCATTCTAATTGAGCTTACTAGCACTGAACATTTTCGTCAATTCTAATCCTGCTTTTGTCTTTTCAGCGAAAAGTTCGGATTGTACCACGTCAACTTCTCCAGCCCCAACCGGGAACGCACGCCGAAGCTTTCCTCCAAATTGCTGCAAACAGTAATCAAAACACGGAAAATACCttagattttattttatatttcatTTCAAAAATGCTCTTAACATATTTGCTTACTTATTTAAGTTTCCTTATATGTGGTTTAAAACTTTTAAaagtaacattaaaaaaatcaaataaaaacagtGATAACAATTCGCTTAAAcataatcaaaaaaatttccgaaagtaaaacgattttcaaaaatttcagtaaaatcagtatcaaaatcgATGACCAGGAGGACCATCGTTTATCCCCAATAGTAAGTCGTACCTGCGGGCAATGCTGGTGGCACTACAGTTGGCGACCCGTAGAAGGCCTGAGGTGGCAAGGGACTGTTACCGAACCCGAGCTGTTGCATGGCAGCTGCCAACTGAAGCGCATCCCCGTAGAACCCAGGTGGGGCAGAAACTGGGTTAAACATCGATGGGCCCATATGATGGACCGGTCCCAGCGGTGGTGGCGGAATGTTAGGATTCATTGGCAGTTGGCTTCCGTGGAAGGGGACATGGTACTGTTGGTAGACATAATTGTTCTTGGTGTGTTCCATCTCGATGAACGAGTACGGGTTCAGTCCGAAGTAGACCGCATCGATCTTCTGCTCACGTCCGAAGCTGGCTTGAACGAAACGAGACGGTAGCATCGGGAGTATCTTGAACTTGAACGAGGCAATTCCGACATTTTCCATCGACGACAACTTTTCCGCTATGTAGTTATTCTTCTTGgagaaattgtaatttgtcagGGAGTACTGATCGCACAGGACGAAGATAATTTCGCGATTATCCAGTTTGCGATTGAGTGGTGGTCGACGACGGAAGGACTGGTCAAGGCATCCGATGATGCGATCGTTCAGTTGGATTGATTCCAGATAGGCGAACGGTAGACCGCTGAGTAGTTCTCGCATATAGATCGTGTGGAGATCGTCAAAAGAGTACTTGATAAGTTGATTGGCCGCCGCGCAGAGATCTACTATTTCGTTCCAGAATAGCTCCAGTGCGCCATTCACGTCATGTGCCAAATTGAGAATCGGACGCGATAGCGACGAGACAGAACCAACTGAAAATAATAGacgaaaaattaaattaaaataaaggaTCAACAGGACTGGAATCGAATGAGtgtctcgaaaaaaaaaacaactttagaAAACCTATTGCAAGAGATTCAAACAAGAATTAGAAAATGATTAAAAGGAAACCTAACAGacaacaaaacaaaaagaaCTAGGCGATAAAAGTTTATCTTCTCATAGAACTCGACCAGACATTTCTTTAAGAGTATCTCGAAGACTATTTTTGAGGATTACTAGAGTAATTACATCAAGTGTTACTGGTCGTATTACTTTATATATGTTTTATATACTCTGTCTGGAATTAGCTTACCCAGTTTCATTGAATCATGCTTAACCTTCAAAACTAGATACGGTTCAGGAAGCACTCCGCCCTCCAAAACCAGCGTGATGATGGCCTCACACACTCGACTCTGAATGTCCGCCAGTCCGGTGATGTGGATCTCAACGAAGTACGCATGCACTTGCCCTTTGTTTCGGAAGATAACGGCCACATACTGTAGACAACTTAGCGAGAAGACCCGCCCGTAGATGATAATTGGAAGATCCCAACCATTTGCGATGCACTTGATACGAAGCAGCGAGTCGAAGTCATAGTTCTTCATGTTGTGGAATGAATTCCTGTGGGTAGGTCTAAGGGTTATTTGGTATGTCAGATACATGCGAAATATGATGACATGATGAAAATACCTACAGGATGGACAGTGTGAAACAATCTCTACTCTACCAACACTTCTACTGGCTACATAACACATGAATAAGGAATAGTTGGAGCGTAGTTGGACtgatatatgtttttttttttgttttttttacaagggggaaatcagCAAACAGACCCCCTGAGAAGGTTACTCAGGGAGTGTGGGAAtcccgcaccaacgacgacccactaaaaTCAGCCCATGAACTGCACATGAGCAATTCTCGTTGAAtcgctcaagtggtgtacagattgcaccgacattacccttggcctcagaccctcatctccccgaaaccaccttacggtattttttcggggaggggccagtgcatataCACAACACAtatagcagaagtagcctaggtaAAGTGCTtttcctagccgacttaaacaatgttacaagggaccagcctcggcagggttaatcctctgcagccaactcttggtcggcgagCCATatacgctgcaattctaacataatgtgagtgacagctgtagttactgcattccagcactcgatatccgcacacattctctttattattttgtcgggggacgtgtcccctccgcatgtagcgaaCATGCGTTGTCTCACAaaaatgaaacgggggcaatcgaacacgacatgctcccctgtttcctccacaccagcacagtTGGGACACGCAGGAGAtcctgagtgcccgaacctaggcaggtactgtctatagcaaccatgtcctgacagaaactgcgtcaggtggaagttcacttccccattgTTCcttccataccaatctgacacatttggtattacccttagtggagttatcccattcctactgtcagcttctgagcgtttcgctttacacgtgtcgcgaactcctctggtacccctttagTTGatgcattgaacatcttccttgatgatgagcccgatgggcgtcatcccggctatgatgcacacggccaggcattgcagaattcgctctcatttgagaatgaagcacgatcaaagcaagcaaagaaaaacatcccatctgttgcggtccacgatcttcattgtatcgcaaggtgtaacaagtctgataaaaggaagcagcgagcgagagccccaaagagagagcgatgataaaatccatttttctcgcttgtttaccgttggggataggtgtttttctttactgacacgataaacaatccacaaacttccaatagcaatagtgtcccccaggcttggagcatgtttagaggggtattatcatgcactactatccccccaatctgatcaaagttgtagcagtatacgataaacagtctctcataatgtgcagcatgttatgatagttacagagagcgatacgtgaacgattctctaaattttctcaggattcaatccctgcacacggcctctttagataccgtccggtatgcacttgctactcttaagcacattattctatacgtgctttccaaccgccttaagtttctgctcgttctaagtgCTTTTGACCACAtgggtcctccataccttagtatggatagcgccacgcttgccagtagcttgcgtttgctggcaattacagcagagttgTTAGACATCATTCTCGAAAgtgccgctatagccgtagatgccctttacaggcatattcaacgtggatagcaaagctgagcttgtcatcgatcattacccatGATGCATAAGGCATCGCTTGGACTCTTTGGTGCAACCACCTACCGAGATAaacgcccgttgctcggacaggcggttgttgaccaccacaaCCTCAGActtcattttcatttcatttatttagttaacatctaaacagataacactaaatcaacaatttcacgccacaatactcggtttgtGGCCGCATCTCTGCATCCTCGGttttgccccacgctcgccaaatcgatacgcacttgatccgcccacctagctcgctgcgctccacatCTTCTTGTAGcaaccggatccgacgcgaacaccatctttgcagggttgctgtccggcattcttgcaacatgccctgcccatcgtatccttccagctttggccatttCCTGggtactgggttcgccgtagagttgggcgagctcgtggttcatccttcgccgccacacaccgttttcctgcacaccgccaaagatcgtcctaagcacccgacattcgaagactccaagtgcttgcacgtcctcctcgagcatcgtccacgttccatgcccatagaggactaccggccttatgagcgttttgtacatgatacatttggtgcgggtgtgaatctttgttgaccgcagcttcttgtggaggccatagtaggtccGACTTCCCCTGATGAtgcacctccgtatttcacggctaacatgattgtcagccgtcagcaagaatccaaggtagacgaactcgccGACcatctcgaacgtatccccgtctatcgagctgcgcgtaaaaagcgtctttatcatcatcagtgcttccggagtgagggctgtgcacgttcattatgctgaagttgaacacccggcctttga is a genomic window containing:
- the LOC110676746 gene encoding uncharacterized protein LOC110676746, producing MKNYDFDSLLRIKCIANGWDLPIIIYGRVFSLSCLQYVAVIFRNKGQVHAYFVEIHITGLADIQSRVCEAIITLVLEGGVLPEPYLVLKVKHDSMKLVGSVSSLSRPILNLAHDVNGALELFWNEIVDLCAAANQLIKYSFDDLHTIYMRELLSGLPFAYLESIQLNDRIIGCLDQSFRRRPPLNRKLDNREIIFVLCDQYSLTNYNFSKKNNYIAEKLSSMENVGIASFKFKILPMLPSRFVQASFGREQKIDAVYFGLNPYSFIEMEHTKNNYVYQQYHVPFHGSQLPMNPNIPPPPLGPVHHMGPSMFNPVSAPPGFYGDALQLAAAMQQLGFGNSPLPPQAFYGSPTVVPPALPAGTTYYWG
- the LOC5566037 gene encoding myrosinase 1, with the translated sequence MKLTIGLLLWLCCTLKGRLTNGSRLPKLITAADPYNHWPINPSLVRNEIENHHSEDREFPDIFGFGAATAAYQIEGAWDSDGKGPSVWDTLTHNHPEAVVDRATGDIACDSYHLYQEDIAALKEVGFNFYRFSISWSRILPDGDLSSLNIPGIDYYNKLIDALLVEGIQPVVTMVHYDIPQYIQDLGGLASPLFVQYFRIYADVLFRHYSDRVKYWITHNEPYDFCVEGYGSGIDGPMVHASGVGEYLCAHHVLLSHAAAYHLYQKYHTKDQLGYIGMTLSGRYFYPANNETGKDVIDRALQYQIGWFAHPIFSEVGGYPPIMIEDIEDHSLREGRSLSRLPEFSEEMKQYVRGTADFFGYNYYSSRLVTLDKQEYDIETPPSVDKDAGLVYSVDPSWKRAKSSWLYVVPEGLRGMLNWIKEEYNNPFLLITENGYSDDGQLDDHDRVDYYKSHLNALLSSILEDKCNIFGFTAWSIIDNFEWLRGYSEKFGLYHVNFSSPNRERTPKLSSKLLQTVIKTRKIP